CCGAGTGGTACTACGAAAACGGCCTGCGTGACTACCTGCGCGATGCGGTCAACGAATACATTACCCTGCCGGAAGACCCTTTCACCGGCTCACTATCTTCCCCGCGCGAAGCCCTCGACTGGGCGCTGGTGTGGCTGCCGGAAGGCGGCGAAGCGGTGCAGGAAAGCTACGTCAACCTGATCCCCACCGTGCAGGGCGGCACGCATGTCAACGGCCTGCGTACCGGCGTGACCGACGCCTTGCGCGAATACTGCGAATTCCGCAATCTGTTGCCGCGCGGCCTCAAACTGACGCCGGATGACGTGTGGGACAACATTGCCTTCGTGCTCTCCTTCAAAATGCAGGAACCGCAGTTCGCCGGGCAAACCAAGGAACGCTTGTCGTCGCGTGAAGCCGCCAGCTTCGTCAGCGGCTCGATCAAGGACGCTTTCAGCCTCTACCTCAACCAGCACACCGACATCGGCGACCAGTTGGCACAAATGGCGATCAGCAACGCAGGCCGCCGGATGCGCGCCAGCAAAAAGGTCGTGCGCAAGAAAGTCACCGCTGGCCCCGCCCTGCCCGGCAAACTGGCAGATTGTTCCTCGCAGGACACCAGCCGCACCGAACTGTTCCTGGTGGAAGGCGACTCCGCAGGCGGCTCGGCCAAGCAGGCGCGTGACCGCGAATTCCAGGCCATCATGCCCCTGCGCGGCAAAATCCTGAACACCTGGGAAGTCGACCCGGAGCAGGTGCTGGCCTCACAGGAAGTCCACGACATTTCCGTCGCCATCGGCGTAGAGCCGGGTAACGTGGATTTGAGCCAGCTACGCTACGGCAAGGTGTGCATTCTCGCTGATGCGGATTCGGACGGTGCGCACATCGCCACCCTGCTGTGCGCCCTGTTTGTGAAACACTTCCGCCCGCTGGTGGCTGCCGGTCACGTCTTTGTCGCCATGCCGCCGCTGTACCGCATCGACATCGGCAAGGAAGTCTATTACGCACTGGATGAAGCCGAAAAGCAGGCACGCCTCGACATTATCGTCGCCGAAAAGAAACGCGGCACGCCGACCGTTACCCGCTTCAAAGGCTTGGGCGAAATGAACCCGCTGCAACTGCGCGAAACCACCATTTCCCCCGACACCCGCCGCCTGGTGCAATTGAGCATCGACGACAGCGACGCCGCCGACCTGGTGATGGACATGCTGCTGGCGAAAAAGCGTTCTGGTGACCGTAAGCAGTGGCTAGAAACAAAAGGAAATCTGGCAAGTGTGTAACTGCTGCCCGGATCCGCTCATCGAGGATAGCCATGG
The sequence above is drawn from the Thiothrix nivea DSM 5205 genome and encodes:
- the parE gene encoding DNA topoisomerase IV subunit B, with translation MSNNTYDASAIEVLTGLDPVRKRPGMYTDTTRPNHLAQEVIDNSVDEALAGHANQIDVTLHADGSLSVTDNGRGMPVDIHPQQGIPGIEVILCTLHAGGKFSDQNYQFSGGLHGVGVSVVNALSRKLEVSIKRDGQIYNMTFADGNKASELEIAGKTAKRDTGTTVHFWPDAKYFDTVKFAVNRLKHNLRAKAVLCPGLRIRFTDASGQEPDVTEWYYENGLRDYLRDAVNEYITLPEDPFTGSLSSPREALDWALVWLPEGGEAVQESYVNLIPTVQGGTHVNGLRTGVTDALREYCEFRNLLPRGLKLTPDDVWDNIAFVLSFKMQEPQFAGQTKERLSSREAASFVSGSIKDAFSLYLNQHTDIGDQLAQMAISNAGRRMRASKKVVRKKVTAGPALPGKLADCSSQDTSRTELFLVEGDSAGGSAKQARDREFQAIMPLRGKILNTWEVDPEQVLASQEVHDISVAIGVEPGNVDLSQLRYGKVCILADADSDGAHIATLLCALFVKHFRPLVAAGHVFVAMPPLYRIDIGKEVYYALDEAEKQARLDIIVAEKKRGTPTVTRFKGLGEMNPLQLRETTISPDTRRLVQLSIDDSDAADLVMDMLLAKKRSGDRKQWLETKGNLASV